One Chryseobacterium indoltheticum DNA segment encodes these proteins:
- a CDS encoding GLPGLI family protein, which yields MKSLVLSAFILSGFLSKAQTHRFIYDVEYKKDSTQNVTTKENYHLDIESKIVKYYPRDFYIGDSLVTNNLPITDGSKFNTSHIITHQLGSADYNYYDVLENVVLKLSSKNTQNWKLTNEKKKVKDLNMQKATTNWGGRNWTAWFTTDIPFQEGPYKFHGLPGLITELYDDKNNYKFELVKTQKIANPKGNMYIDYMVKSSVAVDDIKYKDSKLKYYDSPVNYLRNATQQTRSNEEFFLNDGTKVGQNNSREVNERLKERIRKYNNPIELDKAIKYSL from the coding sequence ATGAAAAGTTTAGTTTTATCAGCTTTTATCTTGTCAGGTTTCTTATCTAAAGCGCAAACGCACCGTTTCATTTATGATGTAGAATACAAGAAAGATTCTACGCAAAATGTTACCACTAAAGAAAATTATCATCTCGATATTGAGTCTAAAATTGTAAAATATTATCCACGCGATTTTTATATTGGTGATTCTTTAGTGACGAACAATCTTCCGATTACGGACGGGTCGAAATTTAATACGTCTCATATTATCACTCATCAATTGGGTTCGGCAGATTACAATTATTATGATGTTTTGGAAAATGTTGTTTTAAAACTTTCATCTAAAAATACCCAAAACTGGAAGCTTACCAACGAAAAAAAGAAAGTGAAAGATTTGAATATGCAAAAAGCGACGACAAATTGGGGTGGAAGAAATTGGACAGCGTGGTTTACAACAGATATTCCTTTTCAGGAAGGTCCGTACAAATTTCACGGACTTCCCGGTTTGATTACAGAATTGTATGATGATAAAAACAATTACAAATTTGAATTGGTAAAAACTCAGAAAATTGCCAATCCTAAAGGGAATATGTATATCGATTATATGGTGAAAAGCAGTGTTGCCGTAGATGATATAAAATATAAAGATTCTAAGCTGAAATATTACGATTCTCCTGTCAATTATCTCAGAAATGCAACCCAACAAACCCGTTCAAATGAAGAATTTTTTTTAAATGACGGAACTAAGGTCGGACAAAACAATTCCCGTGAAGTCAATGAAAGATTAAAGGAGAGAATCAGGAAATATAATAATCCGATAGAGTTGGATAAGGCGATAAAATATTCATTATAA
- a CDS encoding Tex family protein encodes MTVTEFIKKTLSISDKNINATLKLLSEDCTIPFISRYRKDATGNLDEIQIEQIFKLNKQFEDIVKRKESILRSIEEQDSLSSELKTRIEESFDIQELEDLYLPFKKRRKTKADAAKEKGLEPLAKIIMSQKAQDIQFLASKYLNDQVSSEEEALQGARDIMAEWINENMYVRKNLRRLFQRKATVTSKVVKAKKDDEGAQKFSQYFEWEESLNRTPSHRLLAMLRAETEGYVKINIGIDKDEALDFIENAIIKSKNESSEQIALAIKDSYKRLLEPAISNETLQEAKEKADKKAIEIFSENLSQLLLAPPLGEKRILAIDPGFKSGCKVVCLDEKGDLLHNETIYPHAPQNESGMAMKKIRSMVNAYHIQAISIGNGTASRETEFFIKKIAFDKPLQVFVVSEAGASVYSASKIARDEFPSFDVTVRGAVSIGRRLSDPLAELVKIDAKSIGVGQYQHDVDQTQLKNELDSTVMKCVNSIGINLNTASKSLLSYVSGIGEKMAENIVNYRAENGAFENRKQLKNVPRLGEKAFQQAAAFIRITNGENPLDNSAVHPEAYGIIEKMAKDLGIKTNELVANKEKINLIQPEKYITEDIGILGIKDILKELEKPGLDPRKAAKIFEFDPNVKKITDLKTGMILPGIVNNITAFGCFVDLGIKESGLVHISQLKDGFVSDVNEVVKLHQHVQVRVIEVDEARKRIQLSMVL; translated from the coding sequence ATGACTGTAACAGAATTCATAAAAAAAACACTTAGTATATCTGATAAAAACATTAATGCTACTTTAAAACTATTATCTGAAGACTGCACCATTCCATTTATTTCTCGTTATCGAAAAGATGCAACAGGAAATTTAGATGAAATTCAAATAGAGCAAATTTTTAAACTTAATAAACAGTTTGAAGACATCGTAAAACGTAAAGAAAGTATTTTAAGATCTATAGAAGAGCAAGATTCTTTATCTTCAGAATTAAAAACAAGAATTGAAGAAAGCTTTGATATTCAGGAGTTGGAAGATCTGTATTTACCTTTCAAAAAACGCAGAAAAACAAAAGCAGATGCGGCAAAAGAAAAGGGTCTTGAGCCTCTAGCTAAAATTATTATGAGCCAAAAAGCTCAGGATATTCAGTTTTTAGCTTCAAAATATCTGAATGATCAGGTTTCTTCTGAGGAAGAAGCTTTACAGGGAGCAAGAGACATCATGGCAGAATGGATCAATGAAAATATGTATGTCCGTAAAAATCTTCGCCGATTATTTCAAAGAAAAGCCACTGTTACTTCTAAAGTTGTGAAAGCTAAAAAAGATGACGAAGGAGCTCAAAAATTTTCGCAGTATTTTGAATGGGAAGAAAGCCTGAACCGAACACCTTCTCATCGACTTTTGGCAATGCTGAGAGCAGAAACTGAAGGCTACGTAAAAATAAATATCGGAATCGATAAAGATGAAGCACTTGATTTTATTGAAAATGCAATTATCAAATCTAAAAATGAAAGTTCAGAGCAAATCGCTTTAGCCATTAAAGATTCTTACAAAAGACTTCTGGAACCGGCAATTTCCAACGAAACTCTTCAGGAAGCAAAAGAAAAAGCTGATAAAAAAGCCATCGAAATCTTTTCTGAAAACTTAAGTCAGCTTTTATTAGCTCCGCCTTTGGGGGAGAAGAGAATTCTAGCGATCGATCCAGGTTTTAAAAGTGGTTGCAAAGTGGTTTGTTTGGATGAAAAAGGAGATCTACTGCATAATGAAACGATTTATCCCCATGCTCCGCAAAACGAAAGCGGAATGGCGATGAAGAAAATTCGCTCGATGGTAAATGCTTATCATATTCAGGCAATTTCTATCGGAAACGGAACCGCAAGCCGTGAGACTGAATTTTTCATTAAAAAAATAGCTTTTGATAAGCCTTTGCAGGTTTTTGTAGTTTCGGAAGCCGGAGCTTCTGTGTATTCTGCAAGTAAAATTGCAAGAGATGAATTTCCGAGTTTTGATGTGACGGTTCGTGGTGCAGTTTCTATCGGGCGAAGACTTTCTGATCCTTTGGCTGAATTGGTGAAAATTGATGCTAAATCGATCGGTGTCGGCCAATATCAACATGATGTAGACCAGACTCAGTTAAAAAACGAACTCGATTCTACGGTAATGAAATGTGTAAATTCGATTGGAATTAATTTGAATACGGCAAGCAAATCACTGTTAAGCTATGTTTCCGGAATTGGTGAAAAGATGGCAGAAAATATTGTGAATTACCGTGCTGAAAACGGGGCTTTTGAAAACAGAAAACAATTGAAGAATGTTCCAAGACTCGGAGAAAAAGCTTTTCAACAAGCTGCAGCTTTCATCAGAATTACAAATGGCGAAAATCCTTTAGATAATTCGGCAGTTCATCCCGAAGCGTATGGAATTATCGAAAAAATGGCAAAAGATTTAGGCATTAAAACCAATGAATTAGTTGCTAATAAAGAGAAAATCAATTTAATTCAACCTGAAAAATATATAACGGAAGACATCGGAATTTTAGGGATAAAAGATATTTTAAAAGAACTGGAAAAACCGGGATTAGACCCTAGAAAAGCGGCAAAAATTTTTGAGTTTGATCCGAATGTAAAAAAGATTACCGATTTAAAAACCGGAATGATCCTTCCTGGAATTGTCAACAATATCACTGCTTTCGGATGTTTTGTAGATTTAGGAATTAAAGAAAGCGGATTGGTTCATATTTCTCAATTGAAAGACGGTTTCGTTTCTGATGTAAATGAAGTGGTAAAATTGCATCAACATGTTCAGGTAAGGGTAATAGAAGTGGATGAAGCGAGGAAGAGAATTCAACTGAGTATGGTGTTGTAA
- a CDS encoding RDD family protein, protein MKRISELKERKITRRATRNFDSEGRRIYDEFEYDLPYKTEFLGNEKLRILAKIIDVIPLFMVFFFLFQQPAILSLLFSIPFVILLGAVLETLYGTTLGKKLLKLKVIDDNGNYPKILKSLWRNFLCLIVFYPVFDDFIPMAPNEILKIEHKETNFTMHMNNKLCKTYIVKESQIPEIRKRLNHKILN, encoded by the coding sequence ATGAAAAGAATATCAGAACTTAAGGAAAGAAAAATAACTCGAAGAGCAACCCGAAATTTTGATTCGGAAGGCAGACGTATTTATGATGAGTTTGAATATGATTTACCTTATAAAACCGAATTTTTAGGAAACGAAAAACTAAGAATATTAGCAAAAATAATTGATGTAATTCCATTATTTATGGTTTTCTTTTTTCTTTTTCAGCAACCTGCAATTCTTTCATTACTTTTTTCAATCCCTTTCGTAATTTTATTAGGAGCCGTTTTAGAAACACTATACGGAACTACTTTAGGCAAAAAGTTATTAAAACTGAAAGTAATTGATGACAATGGAAATTATCCTAAAATTTTAAAATCTCTGTGGAGAAATTTTCTATGCTTGATTGTTTTTTATCCTGTTTTTGATGATTTTATTCCAATGGCACCGAATGAAATTTTAAAAATTGAACATAAAGAAACAAACTTTACTATGCACATGAACAATAAATTATGTAAAACTTATATTGTAAAAGAAAGTCAAATTCCGGAAATTAGAAAACGACTTAATCATAAAATACTAAATTAA
- a CDS encoding helix-turn-helix domain-containing protein: protein MQSAKSKCNLTEQENGFFDDSLEKDAYIWYEENWQHDDYEHLHQRAQLTFVKEGYQYFHINDKIYLVPQNHVIWVPSLQKHKITSEAETVKLMVSLFKNIPEDYFYSQIHVFPAPPVLKEMILYAKKWNKETAENDEQEAFMNALLISLPHFCDENNALQIPLPSDKRLLEVCQFINQNYQHNHSIEELAEIANLSTRSLQRIFKQETGISIKKYVQLIKILKSIELIDCNQFTLSEIAYKVGYKSLSAFTSSYQAIMNTKPKISKKNIF, encoded by the coding sequence ATGCAAAGCGCCAAATCTAAATGCAATCTGACAGAACAGGAAAATGGATTTTTTGACGATTCATTAGAAAAAGACGCTTACATCTGGTACGAAGAAAATTGGCAACATGATGATTACGAACATCTTCATCAGCGCGCACAGCTCACTTTTGTGAAAGAAGGTTATCAATATTTTCATATCAATGACAAAATTTATCTCGTTCCGCAGAATCATGTTATTTGGGTTCCGTCATTGCAAAAACATAAGATAACTTCAGAAGCCGAAACCGTAAAATTGATGGTAAGTCTTTTTAAAAATATTCCTGAAGATTATTTTTATAGTCAAATACATGTTTTCCCAGCGCCGCCGGTTTTGAAAGAGATGATTTTATATGCGAAAAAATGGAATAAAGAAACTGCAGAAAATGATGAGCAGGAAGCTTTTATGAATGCACTACTGATTAGCCTTCCTCATTTTTGTGATGAAAATAATGCATTACAAATTCCGCTGCCTTCAGATAAAAGATTACTTGAAGTCTGCCAGTTTATTAATCAAAATTATCAGCATAATCATAGTATTGAAGAACTTGCAGAGATTGCAAATCTTTCTACAAGAAGCCTTCAGCGCATCTTTAAACAGGAAACCGGAATAAGTATAAAGAAATATGTACAACTGATCAAAATTCTTAAAAGTATAGAATTGATTGATTGTAATCAGTTCACGTTAAGCGAAATCGCTTACAAAGTGGGATACAAAAGCCTTTCGGCATTTACATCATCTTACCAGGCCATTATGAATACGAAGCCAAAAATCAGTAAGAAAAATATATTTTAA
- a CDS encoding Atu1372/SO_1960 family protein has translation MKIFNRVLVLFILTIISNTMTAQNNKAKVLVLIHSDNGGTYELAKQISKGIENNGNVQPIIKQVKSSNHTILKDIPVASVEELSSYDGIAFGSPVYFGNISTGMSEFLSKTVNLWTNHSLEGMPATVFMSAGSGAGNELAVQAFWNTLSVHGMVLVSNGIRGVEKIDKNIPQGNTVLGVTSLASVKNVERPSSSEKEIAFEQGKNFAKVVFALKGTFHKNSEIKISQNKNIDKVLEEKKIILPNVPKPAGNYQPFVRSGNLVFINQVALKDGKILYPGKLGVSVDENQVKEATKQTMLNVLAVLKDAVNGDLDKVKKVVQLTGIFNTKDDYTKHADLMNVASDLAVEVFAEKGKHARATFGASSVPVNSSVEIQAIFEVE, from the coding sequence ATGAAGATATTCAATAGAGTTTTAGTACTTTTTATTTTAACAATAATTTCAAATACGATGACGGCTCAAAATAATAAAGCAAAAGTATTGGTGCTCATCCATTCTGATAATGGCGGTACGTACGAATTGGCAAAGCAGATTTCAAAAGGAATTGAAAACAATGGAAATGTGCAGCCTATTATCAAACAGGTAAAATCATCAAATCATACAATTTTAAAAGATATTCCGGTGGCTTCAGTGGAAGAATTAAGTTCTTATGACGGAATCGCTTTTGGCTCACCCGTTTATTTTGGAAACATCAGTACAGGAATGAGTGAGTTTCTTTCGAAAACTGTGAATTTGTGGACGAATCACTCATTGGAAGGAATGCCTGCAACAGTCTTTATGTCTGCAGGAAGTGGAGCAGGGAATGAACTGGCCGTTCAGGCTTTTTGGAACACGCTTTCTGTTCACGGAATGGTTTTGGTTTCAAATGGAATTCGTGGTGTTGAAAAAATTGATAAAAATATTCCGCAGGGAAATACGGTTTTGGGAGTTACAAGTCTGGCTTCGGTTAAAAATGTAGAGAGACCAAGTTCCAGTGAAAAAGAAATAGCTTTTGAGCAGGGAAAGAATTTCGCAAAAGTTGTGTTTGCTTTGAAAGGGACTTTTCACAAAAATTCTGAAATTAAAATTTCACAAAACAAAAACATAGATAAGGTTTTAGAAGAAAAAAAGATTATTCTTCCAAATGTCCCGAAACCTGCAGGAAATTATCAGCCTTTCGTAAGATCGGGAAATCTGGTTTTCATCAATCAGGTTGCGCTGAAAGACGGAAAGATTTTATATCCCGGAAAATTAGGAGTTTCGGTGGATGAAAATCAAGTGAAAGAAGCGACTAAACAAACAATGCTGAATGTGTTGGCTGTATTGAAAGACGCTGTGAATGGAGATTTAGATAAAGTAAAAAAAGTGGTGCAGCTCACCGGAATCTTCAATACGAAAGATGATTATACCAAACATGCTGATTTGATGAATGTTGCTTCAGACCTTGCAGTAGAAGTTTTTGCTGAAAAGGGAAAGCATGCAAGAGCCACGTTTGGTGCTTCTTCGGTTCCTGTAAATTCTTCTGTAGAAATTCAGGCAATTTTTGAAGTTGAATAA
- a CDS encoding helix-turn-helix domain-containing protein produces the protein MNQIFDELKKNGFSINLVSDIIKRNNFSRKFNTLEYFAIYLVAEDLNITVEHKPYQIPGGNSVFIGPQKNVEFGNALGKEIYAIVFSKEFFDKTSKDSIYLNSNIFFNSKSHIFVAPYFGNTEYNKIILIERLKIFSAIDEKNIYFAAAHNAIESLILDAHLHIDHKNDPKEQLESVSLVNRFTVILHRDYKTEKKVSHYASELRVSSRRLTDMTEFVYGKSAKQMIIEKVKFECEKAIKFSNKTLSEIAFDLGFKDEGNFTNFVKKHSGKKPSDMREMTF, from the coding sequence ATGAATCAAATATTCGATGAATTAAAAAAAAATGGCTTCAGTATTAATCTCGTTTCTGATATTATAAAACGCAATAATTTTTCAAGAAAATTCAATACATTAGAATATTTTGCTATTTATTTGGTCGCTGAAGATCTCAATATAACCGTTGAGCATAAACCTTATCAGATCCCCGGTGGAAACTCTGTCTTTATTGGTCCTCAAAAAAATGTAGAATTTGGAAATGCATTGGGTAAAGAAATTTACGCCATTGTTTTTTCTAAAGAATTTTTTGATAAGACATCAAAAGACAGCATATATCTCAATTCAAATATTTTTTTCAACAGTAAATCTCACATTTTTGTTGCGCCATATTTTGGAAATACAGAATACAATAAAATCATCTTAATAGAAAGGCTGAAAATATTTTCAGCAATTGATGAAAAAAACATCTATTTTGCTGCGGCACATAATGCAATAGAAAGTTTAATTCTTGATGCTCATTTGCATATTGATCACAAAAACGACCCAAAAGAACAGTTGGAATCTGTAAGTTTAGTTAATCGTTTTACTGTGATTCTTCATAGAGATTATAAAACAGAAAAAAAAGTTTCTCATTATGCAAGCGAATTGAGGGTTTCCAGTCGTAGACTTACCGACATGACAGAATTTGTATATGGTAAATCTGCGAAGCAAATGATTATAGAAAAAGTAAAATTCGAATGTGAGAAAGCTATCAAATTTTCAAATAAAACTTTATCTGAAATCGCATTCGATTTAGGATTTAAAGATGAAGGTAACTTCACCAATTTTGTAAAAAAACACAGTGGAAAAAAACCTTCCGATATGCGGGAAATGACTTTCTAA
- a CDS encoding histone H1 — MKELIEKINAEFEAFTTEANQQVEKGNKAAGTRARKSALELSKLFKDFRKVSVEESKK; from the coding sequence ATGAAAGAACTTATCGAAAAAATCAACGCAGAATTTGAAGCGTTCACAACAGAAGCTAACCAACAAGTTGAAAAAGGAAACAAGGCAGCTGGAACCAGAGCTCGTAAATCAGCTCTTGAACTAAGCAAATTGTTCAAAGATTTCAGAAAAGTTTCTGTTGAAGAATCTAAAAAATAA
- a CDS encoding M20/M25/M40 family metallo-hydrolase, with product MKINTFFAVPAVVLASQFVNAQSTTQKLNPIVENFVNETNNHSQLEDMAFELLDGIGPRLVGTPEMQKSNEWTANKLKSWGIDATLQQFGTWKGWQRGTTHVDMVYPRVKSLSATQLAWSPSTKKAVEAQVIVLPKVSSKAKFDQWLPSAKGKIVLMAQYQKIGRSDEQIKEFATPELYEKLKAEKEQASKDFRDYVKNIGYDNNTLPEALEKAGAAGIAISNWTGIMGANRIFGAKTSKIPMFDIDVEDYGMLYRIAEKGSKPRIKVEAQSKILPDAKTFNTVGMIKGSEKPNEYVILSAHLDSWDGAQGATDNGTGVLTMLETMRILKKYYPNPKRTIVVGLWGSEEQGLNGSRGFVADNPEIIKGTQAVFNQDNGTGRVINIAGQGFVRSYDYIGKWLNAVPKNVRDHIKTDFPGMPGGGGSDHASFVAAGVPGFSLGSLNWGYFGYTWHTTKDTYDKIVFDEVKNNVILTATLAYMASEDPEFTSRERRTMPENDKGEVAKWPEVKEPRRDSKDYK from the coding sequence ATGAAGATAAACACCTTTTTTGCAGTTCCTGCAGTAGTTTTGGCGAGTCAGTTTGTCAATGCACAATCAACCACTCAGAAGTTAAATCCAATTGTTGAAAATTTTGTAAACGAAACTAATAATCATTCTCAGTTAGAAGATATGGCGTTCGAGTTATTAGACGGTATCGGTCCGCGTTTGGTCGGAACTCCGGAAATGCAAAAATCTAATGAATGGACAGCCAATAAATTAAAATCCTGGGGCATTGATGCTACTTTACAGCAATTCGGAACCTGGAAAGGCTGGCAAAGAGGAACTACACATGTAGATATGGTGTATCCACGTGTAAAATCTCTTTCTGCAACGCAATTAGCATGGAGCCCTTCAACGAAAAAAGCAGTTGAAGCGCAAGTGATAGTTCTTCCTAAAGTTTCTTCAAAAGCAAAATTCGATCAATGGCTTCCTTCCGCAAAAGGAAAAATAGTTTTGATGGCCCAATATCAGAAAATCGGTCGTTCCGATGAGCAGATCAAAGAATTTGCAACTCCTGAATTGTACGAAAAACTGAAAGCCGAAAAAGAGCAGGCTTCAAAAGACTTCCGCGATTATGTAAAAAATATCGGATATGATAACAATACACTTCCCGAAGCTTTAGAAAAAGCAGGTGCAGCCGGAATTGCGATTTCAAACTGGACAGGAATTATGGGAGCCAACCGTATTTTCGGAGCGAAAACTTCTAAAATCCCAATGTTTGATATCGACGTAGAAGATTATGGAATGCTATACAGAATAGCTGAAAAAGGAAGTAAACCGAGAATTAAAGTTGAGGCGCAATCTAAAATTCTTCCTGATGCAAAAACTTTCAACACCGTTGGGATGATTAAAGGTTCAGAAAAACCTAATGAATATGTAATTCTTTCTGCCCATTTAGATTCTTGGGACGGTGCGCAAGGTGCTACAGATAACGGAACGGGTGTTTTAACAATGCTTGAAACCATGAGAATTCTTAAAAAATATTATCCAAATCCTAAAAGAACCATCGTTGTCGGACTTTGGGGAAGTGAGGAGCAAGGTTTAAACGGATCTAGAGGTTTTGTTGCCGATAATCCTGAAATTATCAAAGGAACGCAGGCTGTTTTCAACCAAGATAACGGAACCGGAAGAGTGATTAATATTGCAGGTCAGGGTTTTGTAAGATCATATGATTATATTGGAAAATGGCTAAATGCAGTTCCAAAAAATGTGAGAGATCACATCAAAACAGATTTCCCGGGAATGCCGGGTGGAGGAGGATCGGATCATGCTTCATTTGTTGCAGCCGGTGTTCCCGGGTTTTCTTTAGGTTCTCTAAACTGGGGATATTTCGGTTATACATGGCATACCACGAAAGATACTTATGATAAAATTGTTTTTGATGAAGTGAAAAACAATGTGATTCTTACCGCAACTTTAGCGTATATGGCATCTGAAGATCCTGAATTTACAAGCAGAGAGCGCAGAACAATGCCTGAAAATGATAAAGGTGAAGTCGCAAAATGGCCAGAAGTAAAAGAGCCGAGAAGGGATTCTAAAGATTATAAATAA